Genomic DNA from Dehalogenimonas lykanthroporepellens BL-DC-9:
CGGCCGCTACTGCCTGGATATCGTCCAGCAACTCAGCGCCCTGTCGGCGGCCGCCGATGAGCTTTCGTTGAAACTGCTGGAAAGCCATATCGAAGGCTGTGTCGCCGAGGCCATCCGCGCCGACGACGGCTCCGGTGAAGCCCATATCAAGGAATTGATGCGCACCATCAGAAAATCCCTGAAACGTTGAAAACCGAACGAGGAGGAACCTGAAATGACAATGACGACTCTGACCGTCAAGGGAATGAGCTGTGGCAACTGCGTCCGCCACGTCGAGGGCGCTCTCCGGAAACTGCCCGGCGTGGCCACCGTCACCGTAGACCTGGCCGCCGGTCAGGCAACGGTGGAGTACAATCCCGAAGAGGCTAACATCACCCTGCTGAAACAGGCGGTGGCCGACGCCGGCTATGAAGCCGCTGTCAACGGCGAATAACCAATAACAACCCGGCTCACTGACATACCCCCGCAGAAAGGAACCAGCCCATGAGCACCGAAGCGCCCGGAATAACGCTCAATATGTTCATCGGCGGCATGACCTGTGCCGCCTGCGTCCGCCATGTGGAATCGGCGCTCCAGTCGGTTCCCGGTACTGCTGACGTCATCGTCAACCTGGCGCTGGGCAAGGCCACCCTGAATTTCGACCCGAAACAGGCGGCTCTGGCCGACCTCAAGCGGGCGGTGGAAGAGGGTGGCTATTCAGCGACTTTCGACACCGCCCGGCTGAGTTTGAGCGGGTTGACCTGCGCCGCCTGCGTCGCCGCGGTGGAGAGGGCGGTCGGCGCCCTGCCCGGAGTGGCCGGCATCACCGTCAACCTTTCGGCCGGCTCCGCTCAGCTGGAATACGCCCCGCCGCTGACATCCCTGAAGGAGGTCATTGCCGTCATCCGGGAACTGGGTTACGAGGCCGCCGAAAAAATAGAAGGTCAGGCGGCACTCGACCGGGAACAGCAGGCCCGCGAACGGGAGATCAGCCGTCAGAAAAAGAATCTGATCATCTCCTGGACGCTGGGTATGCTGGTGATGGTAGGCATGTTCCAGCCCTACTGGATACTGCCCAACTTCGTCCCGGAATGGATGAACAACAAGGTGTTCCTGTTTTTCCTGACCACTCCCATCGTCTTCGGCCCCGGCAGACAGTTCTTCGTCAATTCCTGGCACGGGCTGAAACGCGGCCTGACCGACATGAACCTGCTTTACGCCACCGGTATCGGCGCCGCGTACCTGATAGCCGTCATCAATACCTTTTTCCCGGAGGCCGGTTTCGGCGGACCGGAAGCCACCTTCTACGAAGCGGCGGCGTTGTTGACCGCCTTCATCATCCTGGGCCGATACCTGGAGGCGGTTACCCGCGGCCGAACCTCGGAGTCCATCCGTCGCCTGATGAAACTTCAGCCGCGGCTGGCGCGCGTCATCCGCAACGGACAGGAACAGGAGATACCGGTCGATGCGGTCGTGGCCGGCGATATCATCGCGGTTCGTCCGGGTGAAGCCGTGCCGGTGGACGGTGTGGTGAGGGATGGTTACTCCGCGGTGGATCAGGCGATGATAACCGGGGAAAGCCTGCCGGTGGAAAAGCAGGTCGGCGACGAGGTCATCGGCGGCACCATCAATAAAACCGGCGCTTTCCGCTTCGAGGCCACCCGTGTTGGCGGCGATACCGCCCTGGCCCAGATTATAAAATTGGTGGAAGACGCCCAGACGACCCGGGCTCCGATACAGAAGCTGGCCGACCGGGTGGCCGGTCACTTCATCATGGGGGTTCACATCATCGCCCTGCTGGTCTTCCTGTTCTGGTTCTTTTTCGGTTACGACATGTGGTTCACCCCGGAAACCAGACTGATACTGACGCCTTATACCCTGCACGACCTGGGCGTCTTCGGTTTCGCCCTGCTGACCTCGGTGACGGTGCTGGTGATTTCCTGCCCCTGCGCCCTGGGGCTGGCGACCCCGTCAGCGGTCATGGCCGGCAGTGGCAAGGGGGCCGAGTACGGCATTCTGTTCAAGGGCGCCGATGCCATGGAAAACACCGCCCGGCTGAACGCGGTAGTTCTGGACAAGACCGGAACGCTGACCCGCGGCGAGCCTTCGGTCACCGACGTGGTAGCCGCGGACGGCTTCGACCGGGATACGGTACTGAGCCTGGCGTCAGCAGTCGAGCGCCAATCCGAACACCCGCTGGGTGAAGCCATCGTCAAGGCCGCCTCACACCTGCCGGCCACGGCTGAAGCTGTCGAATTTCAGGCTGTCCCCGGACACGGGGTGGCGGCGACAGTCGCCGGACAGCGGGTACTGCTGGGCAACCGGAAGCTGATGCAAGAGCGAAATATCGATATCACCATGGTCGAACCTTCAGCTGAACGGCTGGAAACCGAGGGCAAGACGGCCATGTTCGTGGCGGCCGACAACCGGACGGCCGGTGTCATCGCCGTGGCCGACACCCTCAAGGAGACCTCGGCCCGGGCGGTAGGCGAACTGAAAAAACTGGGCCTTCAGGTGATGATGATTACCGGGGACAACCGGCGCACCGCCGAAGCCATCGGCCGGCAGGCCGGTATTGACCGGATACTGGCGGAAGTCCTGCCCGAGGATAAGGCCGGCGAGGTCAGGAAACTGCAGACTGCCGGTTTCAAGGTAGCCATGGTCGGCGACGGCATCAACGACGCCCCCGCCCTGGCCCAGGCCGATGTCGGCATTGCCATCGGTTCCGGCACCGACGTAGCCAAGGAAACCGGGCATGTCATCCTGGTCAGGGACGATATCCTGGACGTCGCCGCCGCCCTTCAGGTGGGACGACGCACACTGGGACTCATCAAGCAGAACCTGTTCTGGGCTTTCGGTTACAACACGCTGGCCATACCCCTGGGCATGGGACTGCTGTATCCCTTCACCGGGCAGATGGTATCGCCGGAACTGGCGGCGCTTTTGATGGCCACCAGTTCGCTGTCGGTGACCCTCAATACCCTCCGGATGCGCGGTTTTGTCCCTGAAGTCCGCCGGACAGCAGACGAAAAAGGAGTTACCGCATGAAAAAGATATTTACCATTCCGGTAATCTACACGCTGTTATCGGCTACCGGCGCGGCATTGTTTCTGCTGGCCACAGGCGGAGACGAATATACGGCGGTCGACCGGGTCGGCGGGGCACTGTGGGTGTTTCTGCTGTCGATGATTATCCTGATGCCGGCGGTGGCCGCCTGGCGTAGCGGAAAGAAAGGCTGACCGGCTAAAAGCCTAGCGAGGCAGAGTGGCCAGATAGCGGTCGATATCGCCGGCCGCGGCTTTACCGGCGCCCATGGCCGAAATCACCGTAGCTGACCCGGTAACGACATCGCCGCCGGCCCAGACCCCCGATTTACGGGTCAGCCCGGTTGTCTCATCGGCAATGACATTGCCCCTGGCGGCGAATTCAAGGTCCGGCGTCGCCCGGGCTATCAACGGATTGGGACGGGTGCCCAGGGCTATAACGGCCATATCCAGTGGTAACTCGAACTCGGAGCCGGGTACCGGCACCGGACGGCGGCGGCCACTGGCGTCCGGCGCGCCCAGTTCCATTTTCTGACAAACCATGCCGGAAACCCAGCGGTGTTCGTTGACGTTGAATTGAATCGGGTTGGTTAAAAACAAAAAGGAGACGCCTTCTTCCTCAGCGTTTTCTATTTCTTCGGCCCGGGCGGGCATTTCATCGCTGCCCCGCCGGTAAACGACGGTGACACGCGCCCCCAGTCGGACGGCGCTCCGGGCGGCGTCCATGGCCACATTGCCGCCGCCGATGACGGCGACTTCCCGGCCGACCTTGAGCGGGGTATCGAACTCCGGAAAACGCCAGGCCTGCATCAGGTTCACCCGGGACAGGAACTCATTGGCGGAATAAACGCCGGAGGCATTTTCACCTTCAATGTTCAAAAACAACGGCAATCCGGCGCCGGTGCCGACGAATACCGCCTGAAAACCCTCGGCGAACAGTTCGTCGATGCTCAGCGTCTTGCCGACAACGGCATTGAGTTCGAAGGTTACGCCCAGTGACGCAACATAGTCGACTTCAGCCTGGACGATACTCTTGGGCAGGCGAAACTCCGGAATGCCGTACATCAGGACGCCACCGGCAACATGAAGCGATTCGAAGACAGTGACCTGGTGCCCTTTACGGGCCAGTTCGGCGGCGGCAGTCAACCCGGAAGGGCCGGCGCCGACAACCGCCGCCCTTCGGCCTGATGGTTGAGTCTTTTCCGGGACAGAACGGTTCGGATGGCCCAGTTCCCAGTCCGCGATATAGCGCTCCAACCGCCCGATGGCCACTGGGGAGCCCTTTTTGGCCAGGGTACAGACAGCCTCACACTGGCTTTCCTGGGGACAGACCCGGCCGCAAACGCCGGGCAGAGCGTTGGTGCGTTTCAGAATACCGGCCGCTGACGGCAGGTCATCGGCCTTGAGCGCCCTGATGAAATCAGGAATATCGATGGCCACCGGGCAACCGGCGACACAATTGCGCGCCTTGCAGTCGATACAGCGGGAAGCTTCCTGGGCCGCTTCTTCGGCGGTATAACCCAGGGCGACTTCGTCGAAATTGAGCTTCCGTCGTTGGGCCGCCTGTTTGGGCATGGGGACCCGGTTTAGATTCAGTTTTTCAGCCATGACGGTATCCGTAATTCACGCTCCGGCCTCCGGACAGCGGCAGACCTCGAGCGAGCGCTTTTCTTCTTCGATATAGGTTCGCTGACGCGCCATGAAGGAGTCCCAGTCAATGGCGTGTCCGTCGAACTCCGGCCCATCCACACAGGCGAACCGGGTCTGTCCGTCAACCGATACCCGACAGCAACCGCACATACCGGTGCCGTCAATCATGATAGGGTTCATACTGACGATGGTCTTGACACCGAAAGGCCGGGTGGTCAGAGCGGAGAACTTCATCATGATGCTGGGACCGACGGCGATGACCCGGTCAATCGTTTCTCCCCGCTCCAGTTTTTCCTTTATCGGTTCGGTCACCACGCCCTTGCGTCCGGCCGAGCCGTCATCGGTAGTAATGATAAGTTCATCGGAAACCGCTGACAGCCGGTCCTGCCAGAACAGAAGGTCTTTGTTGCGCGCGCCGACCACGGTAATCACCCGGTTGCCGGCGGCTTTCATGGCCCGGGCGATGGGCATGATGGTGGCGGTGGCGAAACCGCCGGCCATCAGGCAGACGGTGCCGAAGTTTTCTATCTCGGTCGGATTACCCAGGGGGCCGACAAAGTCGGCCAGGGCATCGCCGACGCCCAGACGTGCCAGCCGGGTGGTGGTGGTACCGACCTCCATGAACACTACCGAGACCGTGCCTTCAGTGGTATCCCAGTCGGCGATGGTCAGCGGAATGCGCTCGCCTTTTTCATTCACTCTCAGAATCACGAACTGGCCGGCGGCCGCCTTACGGGCGACACGAGGGGCCTGAATGCGATAAACCCTTACGCGCGGTACCAGTTCTTCGGTGGAAATAATGGGGTACAACAGAACTCCTCAGTATTAAAACGGTATTAAGACCGGAGTATAATCTATCATTATACGACCGCCCGGTTCAAGCGGCCGGGGGGAAGAAAAGGAAGAGCGGGCAGAATTAATCTGCCCGCTCTTGTATACGCCGTTATAAGGTTTAGTAGTAGTCGAAGAAAGACTGGTCGGCCGGGGGCTCGTCGGCCTTGAGTTCGGCTTCCCTTTTAGCTTCTTCTTCCTTGCGCTTGGCTTCTTCGGCGGCCTTGCGTTCAGCTTCGGCGGCTTCTTCGGCTTCTTTTTCCTCCGGAGTCGGTTCCGGCATCTTCACCTCTCCCGGCAGGGACAGGTGCATCTCGGAAAACTTCCAGGTGCCGTCGACCTTCTCCGCCACCGCGGTCAGGCGCATGTCGAGCACCAGTTCCCGGGTGCCCCTGGTCAGCGTCTCATAGATATGGCTGGAAACCCAGGCCACATCACCGTTGGCCTTGATGGTGGTATAGCCGAATTTGACGGCGATGTTGTCGGCCATGGCGAAATGCTTTTCGTAACGTTCCTTGAGCTGGCCGGGGCCGATGCTCATTTCGTCCTGGGCGGGACCGATATTGAGCATGTTGGGGTCTTTGGTGGTTACATTAAGCAGGGCTTCGACGTTTCTGGCTTCAAGGGCATACTTGTATTCATCCAGCAAGGCGTTGATGGCACTGCGTGTTTCGGAGTCCGCTCTCATCGATAATACTCTCCTTTTTTCAGTCAATCAGGGTACTTTTATAGGCTAAACAGGGCATCAGTGTCAAGCCTGACCGCCCCCGGCTCTGTCTTGACGCCATAACGATGATAGGATTAACGAAGGGCAATGATTTCGGTCAGAAACTCGTTAATCCAGTCGATATTTTCTTTGGCAGTCCGGCGACCGGGCACCAAACGCAGGAGGCCTGAAATCCGGTGGGGCGGCGTAATTCGGATTACATAGGTAATGGAGCCCTCAGGGTTCAAAAAAGAAACAGCCTAGAAATCATCCAGGCTGGAGAAGAATATTTCCGGGACTGATGGAGTGTTCTCATTGACCCACCGCTGGAGACAGGTAATGGAGCAGAAACCGTACCGCTTGATGTCTTCCGGTCCCTGGAGGTGAGACAGGATAAACCAGCCCTGCAGGGCCAGACAGGGGAGCGCGGAGACTTCCACCCCCTGATTGCGGCCACAACCGTAACAATGGCAGGTTCGTTCGCTCAACTACCGACAACCTCCGTCGGCGAATAATAAAATCCCATCAGAATCATTATCCTAGCGAACTGGAGTTGTGTCAAACCGGGAGGGGCGGCCAACCACATAATTCCATTGGCCGGTAAACAGGTGTTAATACGTAGAGCCCGAGACTATCAACCAGAAATCACCGGACGTCTCAGAGGAAAAAAGATATGCCCCCAAGGGAATTCGAATCCCTGTTGACGGCTTGAAAGGCCGCTGTCCTAGGCCTCTAGACGATGGGGGCAAGGCAACCGGAGAATTATAGCAAAAAGACCGTTAGCTGACAAACGACCGGACTGTTGCTACAATACCGCCAGATGAGTGACTCTGATTTACCTGCCGGCGACCAACCGCCGGTTGACCATCACCTGGCCGAAAAAGGCTCCTGGGTTCAGCGGCGGCTGTTACCTATCTTGTCCATTGTTTTTGTCATCGTAGTCGTCGGCGGGGTTCTCTACATCTACCACAACAACCCCGACCTGACCGAACAGCTCAAGGGATACGGGTACCTGGGCGCTTTCATCATCAGCGCCCTGCTTAACGCCACTGTCATTCTACCAGCGGGTAATTTTCTGGTGCTGGCGGCGCTGGGCGCCGCCATGCCATCGCCGACCGTAGTCGGTCTGGCCGCCGCCGTGGGTGCGGCCATCGGTGAGATGACCGGCTACCTGGCCGGTTTTTCCGGCCGGGCGGTGTTGCCGCAACACCACAAGTGGTACCAGCGCGTTCACGACTGGCTGAACCGCTACGGAATGTGGGCCATCTTCGGCCTGTCGGCGGCGCCTCTGGTATTCGACGTAGCCGGCATCACCGCCGGGGTGATGCGCTTTCCGGCCCGGAAATTCTTCATTGCCTGCTTCCTGGGTCGCAGTGTTCTTTACATACTGCTGGCCTGGGCCGGCGCGCTGGGCTGGCAACAGGTTATCGACTGGCTGGCGGCTTAACCTTCAGAATCAGCAAACCGCCGATAACAAAGTAAAGCAACGCCGCCGAGAGCATCACCTGGTAACCCAGGTTGACCGATACCCCGTTGAAATGGTCGATGACCGGCCCGATCAGCCGGGCCGCGGCGGCGCCACCGGCGGTGGCCATGTTGACTATAGCCAGATAGCGGGCTTCCTGTCCGGGCACTACCAGGTCGGTCGCCAGCGCCCAGTTGACCACCACGAAGGTTCCGGTGGCGTAACCGGTAATAGCCGCGACGATATACACCGCCGTCAACGTCGGCCAGATAATCAGAATCATAATTCCAGCCGCCCCGATAAGCGCCGCCACCAGCGACAGCCGGCTCCGCCCGTAACGGTCGGCCAGGTACCCCGCCGGGAAAACCGAAGCCGCCATGCCGACCCCCGCCACCACCATGAATCCGGCGGTCGCCCCGGCCGGGTCGGCCACGCCGATGACATCACGGACGTAATAAAGGGCAAACTGCTGTATGGTAGCCCCGGCCATCAGCACCAGGAGCCGGGAAGCCAGAAACCAGCCGAAACCGGGAACTTCCCTGAGGTTGAAGCGATAACTGAGCAGAGGATTCCGAAATTTCGGCAAAGGCGCGGTCACCGGGGGATCGTGAAGCCGTCGCCACAGATATAACAGAATGATGAGCAGAAGACCGGACAGGATTGCCAGAGCTATCCACAACCCTGTCTGCTGGTCGGCAGAATAACCCGACAGCAGACGCCCGACCACCAGCACCCCCACCGCCCCCCCGATTATTTCCATCAGGGATTTCACTGAAGAAGCCCGGCCGCGATAATCCGGGGGCACCAGCTCCGGAATATAACCCTGATAAGGCCCCTGCGCCGTGTTACTGGCCAGTTGCATCAGGCAGTAAAAGACAAAAAGGGCGCCCAGAGACGGCGCCAGGCCGACACCGAGCAAGAACACCATCAGGGCGATGACGCCACCGATGACGAAAGGCTTACGCCGCCCCCAGCGGGTGGAGGTGGCGTCGGAGATGGCGCTGGCGACCGGTTGCCACAACATGGCGATGATCAATCCCAGGAAGGTGATAGTGCCCAGAGCGGTGTTTTTTTCGGCCTCGCCGACAAAATCCAGCACCCGCAGAGGCAGGATGAGGCCATGGAAACTCTGGGACAGGGCGGTCAGCCCCAGGCCGAGGATGGTGATTTTCAGATAATCGCTTACCCCCAGCTTGGGGAACCTCAGCCTTTTCATGCGGTCACTTTAGCAGAGCCAGGGCCGTTTCACAATTGCCTGTAAGAGCTTAAAATGTTTTTGAACTTTTCATCGCCCGGTTTTGCCCGTTAACCGACGGGCATGCTACACTTCCGCCCATGACCGCACTACCGAAAAAAGAACTGCTCCGCCTCATCCAGGGAGATACGCCGCTGGTATCGGGTTTTCTGGATCTGGACGCCCAGGTTCAGCCGAACGGCATTGACCTGACACTGAAAGAGGTGTTCACCCTGGAGGAAGAAGGCGTCATCGCCCGGGACAACGCTGACCGCCGTTTAACCCCCCTGTCCGAAATACCCTTCGACAAAGGCCGCCTGCACCTGGCGCCCGGCAGTTATCTCATCACCTATAACGAGATTGTCAACCTGCCCCGGGACGTCATGGCGCTGGGCAGAGCCCGCTCCAGCCTGCTCCGGTGCGGCGCCGCCATACATACCGCGGTCTGGGACGCCGGTTACAGCGGCCGTTCTCAATCACTGCTGGTGGTCTATCATCCGGCCGGCATCACCCTCGAAGCTGACGCCAGGCTGATGCAACTGGTCTTTTTCCGGCTGTCGGACACCACCGAAGCCTACAACGGCATCTATCAGAACGAAAATAAATGATGATAGACCGGGATTACCGGTAGCTCAGGTCAACTTCAGTGACCCCCTCGCCGCCGTGCCACCGGTCAGCCGACCGGTATCCCAGTACCAGGGGATGGCCGGACAGGTAACGACCAACCTCCAGTTTCAAAACACCGGTACCCTTGCCGTGATTGACCCGGACACGGTAATGACCGGTCTGAAAAGAATCATGCAGAAATTCATCCAGCCGCGGCAGGGCCTCCACCACCGTCAAAGCGTGGAGGTCAAGTTCCGGGATTAATCCCGCCGCTGAAGAATTCGTATCAGGGAAATGGGAGGGCGGGCGGTTTTTTCGTTGTTTTCTGCGAACCACGGCTGATTATAACATTCCAAGGGGCGGATACCGGAAAAATCAGGGAAACTACCTATTCCATTCGGCTTATTCCGTGGTTATAATGAAACCGGATGGAGGTGACAGCGATGACACAGACCAACGACAAGTCAGTGACTCTGCTCCTTTCCCCTCGCAACGCCCCGGCGGGGTTACTCTCCGGGCCGTCAGGCCGGATGGTGTTTTATGCCCTGCCTCTCAGCTATGGTTTTCAGATGCCCCTGCCGGAATCCGGCCGAGAACAGACAAAACAGGTGGAAGTCCCCGATCATGACTGGCACTGTTACCTGGGCAGTCGTTGACTCCCGGGGGCAACTAAACCCTCAAGGGCTGAAATGTCCTCTGATTACCCCGTAACCTATTGACACCCCCCTGGCCGCCTTCTATACTTCGACATGAACGAGGCTTCAGCCGCATGAGAGGTTTCCATGGACGAACGGAGCATAGAAGAGCGCATCCGGAAAGAGGCTGAAAAACTGGCTGAGCAGAGAAAACGGCGTAGCGTCCGGGAAACTGCGGAGCCGACTAAACCG
This window encodes:
- a CDS encoding glutamate synthase (NADPH), homotetrameric (KEGG: det:DET0038 putative oxidoreductase~TIGRFAM: glutamate synthase (NADPH), homotetrameric~PFAM: FAD-dependent pyridine nucleotide-disulphide oxidoreductase), translating into MAEKLNLNRVPMPKQAAQRRKLNFDEVALGYTAEEAAQEASRCIDCKARNCVAGCPVAIDIPDFIRALKADDLPSAAGILKRTNALPGVCGRVCPQESQCEAVCTLAKKGSPVAIGRLERYIADWELGHPNRSVPEKTQPSGRRAAVVGAGPSGLTAAAELARKGHQVTVFESLHVAGGVLMYGIPEFRLPKSIVQAEVDYVASLGVTFELNAVVGKTLSIDELFAEGFQAVFVGTGAGLPLFLNIEGENASGVYSANEFLSRVNLMQAWRFPEFDTPLKVGREVAVIGGGNVAMDAARSAVRLGARVTVVYRRGSDEMPARAEEIENAEEEGVSFLFLTNPIQFNVNEHRWVSGMVCQKMELGAPDASGRRRPVPVPGSEFELPLDMAVIALGTRPNPLIARATPDLEFAARGNVIADETTGLTRKSGVWAGGDVVTGSATVISAMGAGKAAAGDIDRYLATLPR
- a CDS encoding SNARE associated Golgi protein-related protein (PFAM: SNARE associated Golgi protein~KEGG: hau:Haur_0039 SNARE associated Golgi protein) — protein: MSDSDLPAGDQPPVDHHLAEKGSWVQRRLLPILSIVFVIVVVGGVLYIYHNNPDLTEQLKGYGYLGAFIISALLNATVILPAGNFLVLAALGAAMPSPTVVGLAAAVGAAIGEMTGYLAGFSGRAVLPQHHKWYQRVHDWLNRYGMWAIFGLSAAPLVFDVAGITAGVMRFPARKFFIACFLGRSVLYILLAWAGALGWQQVIDWLAA
- a CDS encoding glutathione-dependent formaldehyde-activating, GFA (KEGG: nar:Saro_0414 glutathione-dependent formaldehyde-activating, GFA) codes for the protein MSERTCHCYGCGRNQGVEVSALPCLALQGWFILSHLQGPEDIKRYGFCSITCLQRWVNENTPSVPEIFFSSLDDF
- a CDS encoding hypothetical protein (KEGG: mba:Mbar_A1890 hypothetical protein), whose amino-acid sequence is MKKIFTIPVIYTLLSATGAALFLLATGGDEYTAVDRVGGALWVFLLSMIILMPAVAAWRSGKKG
- a CDS encoding protein of unknown function DUF156 (PFAM: protein of unknown function DUF156~KEGG: gka:GK0901 hypothetical protein): METKEAAAGHHYRYEADTETLLARARKMEGQARGIQKMITDGRYCLDIVQQLSALSAAADELSLKLLESHIEGCVAEAIRADDGSGEAHIKELMRTIRKSLKR
- a CDS encoding oxidoreductase FAD/NAD(P)-binding domain protein (PFAM: oxidoreductase FAD/NAD(P)-binding domain protein; Dihydroorotate dehydrogenase, electron transfer subunit, iron-sulphur cluster binding domain~KEGG: dev:DhcVS_35 GltD-like oxidoreductase, FAD/NAD(P)-binding, PyrK): MYPIISTEELVPRVRVYRIQAPRVARKAAAGQFVILRVNEKGERIPLTIADWDTTEGTVSVVFMEVGTTTTRLARLGVGDALADFVGPLGNPTEIENFGTVCLMAGGFATATIMPIARAMKAAGNRVITVVGARNKDLLFWQDRLSAVSDELIITTDDGSAGRKGVVTEPIKEKLERGETIDRVIAVGPSIMMKFSALTTRPFGVKTIVSMNPIMIDGTGMCGCCRVSVDGQTRFACVDGPEFDGHAIDWDSFMARQRTYIEEEKRSLEVCRCPEAGA
- a CDS encoding conserved hypothetical protein (KEGG: dev:DhcVS_39 hypothetical protein), with amino-acid sequence MRADSETRSAINALLDEYKYALEARNVEALLNVTTKDPNMLNIGPAQDEMSIGPGQLKERYEKHFAMADNIAVKFGYTTIKANGDVAWVSSHIYETLTRGTRELVLDMRLTAVAEKVDGTWKFSEMHLSLPGEVKMPEPTPEEKEAEEAAEAERKAAEEAKRKEEEAKREAELKADEPPADQSFFDYY
- a CDS encoding major facilitator superfamily MFS_1 (PFAM: major facilitator superfamily MFS_1~KEGG: dge:Dgeo_0892 major facilitator transporter) — its product is MKRLRFPKLGVSDYLKITILGLGLTALSQSFHGLILPLRVLDFVGEAEKNTALGTITFLGLIIAMLWQPVASAISDATSTRWGRRKPFVIGGVIALMVFLLGVGLAPSLGALFVFYCLMQLASNTAQGPYQGYIPELVPPDYRGRASSVKSLMEIIGGAVGVLVVGRLLSGYSADQQTGLWIALAILSGLLLIILLYLWRRLHDPPVTAPLPKFRNPLLSYRFNLREVPGFGWFLASRLLVLMAGATIQQFALYYVRDVIGVADPAGATAGFMVVAGVGMAASVFPAGYLADRYGRSRLSLVAALIGAAGIMILIIWPTLTAVYIVAAITGYATGTFVVVNWALATDLVVPGQEARYLAIVNMATAGGAAAARLIGPVIDHFNGVSVNLGYQVMLSAALLYFVIGGLLILKVKPPASR
- a CDS encoding Smr protein/MutS2 (PFAM: Smr protein/MutS2~KEGG: mta:Moth_1711 MutS2 family protein), translated to MTVVEALPRLDEFLHDSFQTGHYRVRVNHGKGTGVLKLEVGRYLSGHPLVLGYRSADRWHGGEGVTEVDLSYR
- a CDS encoding hypothetical protein (KEGG: ton:TON_0274 hydrogenase 4, component I or formate hydrogen lyase, subunit 7); protein product: MTQTNDKSVTLLLSPRNAPAGLLSGPSGRMVFYALPLSYGFQMPLPESGREQTKQVEVPDHDWHCYLGSR
- a CDS encoding heavy metal translocating P-type ATPase (KEGG: mta:Moth_1994 heavy metal translocating P-type ATPase~TIGRFAM: heavy metal translocating P-type ATPase; copper-translocating P-type ATPase; copper ion binding protein; ATPase, P-type (transporting), HAD superfamily, subfamily IC~PFAM: E1-E2 ATPase-associated domain protein; Heavy metal transport/detoxification protein; Haloacid dehalogenase domain protein hydrolase) produces the protein MSTEAPGITLNMFIGGMTCAACVRHVESALQSVPGTADVIVNLALGKATLNFDPKQAALADLKRAVEEGGYSATFDTARLSLSGLTCAACVAAVERAVGALPGVAGITVNLSAGSAQLEYAPPLTSLKEVIAVIRELGYEAAEKIEGQAALDREQQAREREISRQKKNLIISWTLGMLVMVGMFQPYWILPNFVPEWMNNKVFLFFLTTPIVFGPGRQFFVNSWHGLKRGLTDMNLLYATGIGAAYLIAVINTFFPEAGFGGPEATFYEAAALLTAFIILGRYLEAVTRGRTSESIRRLMKLQPRLARVIRNGQEQEIPVDAVVAGDIIAVRPGEAVPVDGVVRDGYSAVDQAMITGESLPVEKQVGDEVIGGTINKTGAFRFEATRVGGDTALAQIIKLVEDAQTTRAPIQKLADRVAGHFIMGVHIIALLVFLFWFFFGYDMWFTPETRLILTPYTLHDLGVFGFALLTSVTVLVISCPCALGLATPSAVMAGSGKGAEYGILFKGADAMENTARLNAVVLDKTGTLTRGEPSVTDVVAADGFDRDTVLSLASAVERQSEHPLGEAIVKAASHLPATAEAVEFQAVPGHGVAATVAGQRVLLGNRKLMQERNIDITMVEPSAERLETEGKTAMFVAADNRTAGVIAVADTLKETSARAVGELKKLGLQVMMITGDNRRTAEAIGRQAGIDRILAEVLPEDKAGEVRKLQTAGFKVAMVGDGINDAPALAQADVGIAIGSGTDVAKETGHVILVRDDILDVAAALQVGRRTLGLIKQNLFWAFGYNTLAIPLGMGLLYPFTGQMVSPELAALLMATSSLSVTLNTLRMRGFVPEVRRTADEKGVTA
- a CDS encoding deoxyuridine 5'-triphosphate nucleotidohydrolase (KEGG: det:DET0415 deoxyuridine 5'-triphosphate nucleotidohydrolase), whose amino-acid sequence is MTALPKKELLRLIQGDTPLVSGFLDLDAQVQPNGIDLTLKEVFTLEEEGVIARDNADRRLTPLSEIPFDKGRLHLAPGSYLITYNEIVNLPRDVMALGRARSSLLRCGAAIHTAVWDAGYSGRSQSLLVVYHPAGITLEADARLMQLVFFRLSDTTEAYNGIYQNENK
- a CDS encoding Heavy metal transport/detoxification protein (PFAM: Heavy metal transport/detoxification protein~KEGG: hmo:HM1_1698 copper ion binding protein, putative), with protein sequence MTMTTLTVKGMSCGNCVRHVEGALRKLPGVATVTVDLAAGQATVEYNPEEANITLLKQAVADAGYEAAVNGE